One window from the genome of Glycine soja cultivar W05 chromosome 12, ASM419377v2, whole genome shotgun sequence encodes:
- the LOC114378378 gene encoding TMV resistance protein N-like, with the protein MACSSSHTKNFDVFVSFRGLDTRNSFTDHLFAALQRKGIVAFRDNQNIKKGELLEPELLQAIEGSHVFIVVFSKDYASSTWCLKELTKIFDGVEETGRSVLPIFYDVTPSEVRKQSGKFGKTFAEHEERFKDDLEMVKKWREALKAIGNRSGWDVQNKSEHEEIEKIVEEVMNLLGHNQIWSFSGDLVDMNSRVKQLEELLDLSANDVARVVGIWGMSGVGKTTLFTALFGKISPQYDAHCFIDDLNKNCGDFGATSAQKQLLCQALNQGNMEIHNLSHGTMLIRTRLRRLKTLIVLDNVDQVEQLENLALHREHLGEGSRIIIISKNMHILRNYGVDEVYNVQLLNKDKALQLLCKKAFKSDDIVKGYEEVTSDVLKYVNGLPLAIKVLGSFLFDRDVIEWRSALTRMKENPRKDIMDVLRISFDGLETMEKEIFLDIACFLSNVHFRFYNPCATPEKILGYRGFYPKIGMKVLVEKSLISYHKGYIQMHDLLRELGKTIVREKAPKEPRKWSRLWDYKDLQKVMIENKEAKNLEAIVIGIGEYQEEFSRQTMKVDALSKMIHLKLLVLKNVKFSGILNSLSNELTYLNWNNYPFTSLPSSFHPDQLVELILPYSIIKELWKDTKYLPNLETLDLKYSKNLIEMPNLSGVPHLRRLNLEGCTKIVRIDPSIGTLRELVSLNLRNCKNLFLNLNIIFGLSSLVDLNLSGCSKLLNNRLLQKPRETEHMEKIDENRSSIQLSTSSVYQMLMLPFYIFSSWKHEDSLGLLVPYLSRFPCLRHLNLSFCNLLQIPDAIGNLHSLLILNLGGNRFVTLPNTIKQLSKLRSLNLEHCKQLKYMPELPTPKKKKNRKHFGELITFNCPNFSEMELIYGMVFSWTTQIFEVHWQSSLSFKRLIIVIPGTEIPRWFSKQNEGDSISMDPSPLMEDPNWIGVACCALLVAHHDPSNIE; encoded by the exons ATGGCTTGCTCTTCATCACACACGAAGAATTTTGATGTGTTCGTGAGCTTTAGAGGTCTGGATACTCGTAATAGTTTCACTGATCATCTTTTTGCTGCTCTTCAAAGGAAAGGCATTGTTGCTTTCAGGGATAACCAAAATATCAAGAAAGGAGAACTCTTGGAGCCTGAGCTCTTGCAGGCAATCGAAGGATCACATGTTTTCATTGTTGTCTTCTCAAAAGACTATGCATCATCCACATGGTGCTTGAAAGAGCTGACAAAGATTTTTGATGGGGTTGAAGAAACAGGGCGAAGTGTACTCCCTATTTTCTATGATGTCACTCCTTCTGAGGTCCGGAAACAGAGTGGAAAGTTTGGAAAAACTTTTGCTGAACACGAAGAAAGGTTCAAAGATGATTTGGAAATGGTAAAAAAATGGAGGGAAGCTCTCAAAGCAATTGGCAATCGTAGTGGTTGGGATGTACAAAATAA GTCAGAACatgaagaaattgaaaaaattgttgAAGAGGTAATGAACCTACTGGGTCATAATCAAATTTGGAGTTTCAGTGGTGATTTAGTTGATATGAACTCTCGTGTGAAACAATTGGAAGAGCTTCTAGATTTGAGCGCAAATGATGTTGCTCGCGTTGTGGGAATTTGGGGGATGAGTGGAGTAGGAAAGACAACACTTTTTACTGCTTTGTTTGGTAAAATCTCTCCTCAATATGATGCTCATTGTTTCATTGatgatttaaacaaaaattgtgGGGATTTTGGAGCAACAAGTGCACAAAAACAACTTCTTTGTCAAGCTCTAAATCAAGGAAACATGGAGATACACAATCTTTCCCATGGAACCATGTTGATAAGAACTAGGCTACGTCGCTTAAAGACACTTATTGTTCTTGATAATGTTGATCAGGTTGAACAATTAGAGAATTTGGCTTTGCATCGTGAACATCTAGGTGAAGGGAGTAGAattatcataatctctaaaaATATGCATATCTTAAGAAATTATGGAGTAGATGAAGTTTACAATGTTCAACTCCTTAATAAGGATAAAGCTCTTCAATTACTTTGCAAAAAAGCTTTCAAGTCTGATGATATTGTGAAAGGgtatgaagaggtaacatctgaTGTACTGAAGTATGTCAATGGCCTTCCACTAGCAATCAAAGTATTGGGCTCATTTTTGTTTGATCGAGATGTTATTGAGTGGAGAAGTGCATTAACTAGAATGAAAGAAAATCCAAGGAAAGATATCATGGATGTATTGCGAATAAGTTTTGATGGATTGGAGacaatggaaaaagaaatatttctaGATATTGCTTGTTTCCTTTCAAATGTTCATTTCAGGTTTTATAACCCCTGTGCAACTCCTGAGAAAATTCTAGGCTATCGGGGATTTTATCCCAAAATTGGTATGAAAGTTCTTGTTGAAAAATCACTCATAAGTTATCATAAGGGGTATATTCAAATGCATGACTTGTTGAGAGAGTTAGGCAAGACTATTGTCCGAGAAAAGGCACCCAAGGAACCTAGAAAGTGGAGTAGGTTATGGGACTACAAGGATCTCCAAAAAGTTATGATAGAAAATAAG GAAGCCAAAAATCTTGAAGCGATAGTTATTGGTATAGGagaatatcaagaagagttTTCACGACAAACAATGAAAGTAGATGCTCTATCAAAAATGATTCATCTTAAGTTACTCGTGCTTAAGAATGTGAAATTTTCAGGGATCCTCAATTCTCTTTCTAATGAATTGACATATttaaattggaataattatcCTTTCACGTCTTTGCCATCAAGCTTTCATCCGGATCAACTTGTAGAATTGATTCTACCTTATAGCATAATCAAAGAATTGTGGAAAGATACAAAG TATCTGCCCAATTTGGAAACTCTAGATCTCAAATACTCCAAAAATCTTATTGAGATGCCAAACTTAAGTGGAGTCCCACATCTTAGGAGGCTCAATCTCGAAGGATGTACAAAAATTGTACGCATCGATCCATCCATTGGTACTCTAAGAGAGCTTGTTTCTCTTAATTTGAGGAATTGTAAAAATCTTTTCCTTAATCTGAATATCATTTTTGGGCTTAGTTCTCTTGTGGACCTTAATCTCTCAGGCTGTTCAAAATTACTTAATAATAGGCTGTTACAGAAACCAAGGGAGACAGAACATATggaaaaaattgatgaaaatagAAGTTCCATCCAATTATCAACATCCTCTGTATACCAAATGCTAATGCTGCCTTTCTATATTTTCTCCTCTTGGAAACACGAAGATTCACTTGGTTTGTTGGTTCCTTATTTATCTCGTTTCCCATGCTTGCGTCATCTTAATCTGAGCTTCTGCAATCTACTTCAAATCCCTGATGCTATTGGGAACTTACATTCTttactaatattaaatttgGGGGGAAACAGATTTGTGACACTACCTAATACCATTAAGCAACTTTCCAAACTTCGTTCTCTAAACTTAGAGCACTGCAAGCAGCTGAAATATATGCCCGAGCTTCCaacaccaaaaaagaaaaaaaatcgcAAACATTTCGGGGAATTAATCACTTTCAATTGCCCCAATTTCAGTGAAATGGAACTTATTTATGGCATGGTTTTTTCTTGGACGACACAAATCTTTGAG GTACACTGGCAATCCTCTCTTTCCTTTAAAAGGCTTATTATTGTTATTCCTGGAACTGAAATTCCAAGGTGGTTCAGTAAACAAAATGAGGGTGATTCAATAAGCATGGACCCGTCTCCTCTTATGGAAGACCCAAATTGGATAGGTGTTGCCTGTTGTGCATTATTAGTGGCACATCATGATCCGTCTAATATTG AATGA